The Bacillus sp. V2I10 genome segment AACCACTCTTTGAAACACCTGCTATTTTACATAAGGTGATGATACTAAATTGTTTTTTAAGTTCATGGATTATTCTATATACTAACGATTTTTCTTTTCTTTTAACATCCCCCTTTTCGCAGCTAAGAGCTTTTTTAGAAAGGCATTTTCTGCTTCTAATCGATTTATTTTTTCTGCCTCACTTTCATAATCTTTGTTAGGTCTACCTTTAAACTGGCTACGTGATGTTCCTCTTTTTTCCTCTAAGCCTTGAACTCCTTCACTTTTATAATGAGATATCCATCTTTGGATAGTTGTATATCCTATACCCAACTCTTTAGAAATTGATCTAATCCCCATATCATTTATGTACAAATTAATTGCTTTTAATTTAATCTCTTTTGTATAAGTCTTTCTAATTTTCCCCATGAAAAAATCCCCTCCAAAATAAACAGTACAAACCTTTCTTTTTACTGTCTACTATAAGGGGATAATATCACTGGAAGATCCTTTTTTAGTACCGATAATACTCATTACGTAAACTACATTGCGATCCATCAAGACGGCTTTTTTAGGCTTTATACATTAAATCAAAAAACACCTTGCTTAACTGAAAGCTAGGTGTTTTTTGTAAATCTAAACGGTTTTAGTAGTGGTCCTTCTTGAAAGAAACACCTACAATAATTAACAATACAAATAGGACGACAATTAACGCGAAATTGTTGTCTTTTCTGCAACCATAATCACTCATTTAAGATTCCTCCCCCCCATATAACCTACTACCAAATTATGCGGAAAGGTTGAGAGTGATTGGACAGACACATGGGTATTCAATGATTTTCACAAAAAAGTAACAGCATATGTCCAGATATATAGGGGTAGCGTCAGGAAAATGCGGATTTACAACGCTAAGGAAATTTTTACCCATAAAAAAAGCCGATTTCAAGGAATCGACTGTTGAACTAAAGCACCCGTTTGTTGAAGAAGTACTTATGTAAGTTCTCAAGCTACTTCAGCAAATTACATCGCAGCTTGATTATTACAATTAAATCCACCCATGCCACGGACATCCACAATGAGTTGGATAACAACCGTAGTTTCCAGAATGACCGTAATGTCCTTTATAATGTCCGGGATTATGCGGTTGTTGCTGTTGTTGCAGCTGTTGTTGCAGCATTTGTTGAATCTGTTGAAGTTGCTGAGGTGAAATTTGGTATCCTGGTGCTTGATATAATGGTATTGCACTAGTTGGCGTCACTGTATGGGTAGGCGTCACTGTATGGGTAGGCGTTAATGGATAATGGATTCCAGCGGAGGGAAGTTGCGGTGCATAGGATGAATATCCCCCTTCAAATAGCCCTCCTAAATATCCGACGTGTGCTTGAATTGGAATATATCCAAATTGTCTTACGTTAGAAGGAACGTTTTCATCTGTTTCAATGGGTCTGTTATGAACCGAAACGTTTGTTTTCGAGTGATTGTAATACATGGTGACCTCCTATATGCTTTTACTGTTTCGCTTCAGTGTATGTGTTTTTTGGAAAATTGTAATAGGTAGGATGCCCATTCATGATATCTTTCATTACGAAACTAAAACTAACCTGCCCCGTTAGTTTAAGTGTATCACTTCACAATCTCAATAGAGTAAAGGCTATTGATACAAAGATTCATTCCAATAAAAATAACTTTCACAGCGTCTCACAAGACTTGTATCAAAAATCTTAACGTTGTAAATCCGCATTTTCCTGACTGTACCCCATATAAAGAATTTTGGATTTGAATTTAGGAATTGTAGATAGATGGAATAAATTATTCTGATGAGCCTATCTTTTCTAATATCCGCTTATTTCTCAATAGTTGTCCAAACCTTTTTAGTTTTAAGTCATAATTTATAGTAAGAGAACGCAAGTATCTCTGGTGCCTCCAGCCCATATTGTCACCTTCAAAGGTAAAGCGTATGTTTGATACATACGCTTTTATCTATTTCGATCGTTTTGTTGGGAGATGATATAACAAAAAATGTTGATTATTGTTGAAAACTAAAAGGTTGAGATATTAGGCTTTTAATATTGAAATTTCCTTAACGCTGCAAATCCGCATTTTCCTGACGCTACCCCTCATAGAGTGAGAAAGAGCATAAGGAAAAACTGATATCACCAAGGGTGATATACTAGGCAAAGCCTAGTGTTTATATGATATCATTAATTTCTTTCAGGTGGGCTGACGTGGGACACCTGATTTATATAGGTGGGCTGACACGGGATACATGGAATTCTCTTAGTGGGCTGAACAAACAACCGTTTGTTCCTGCCTACCGGCGAGGGAGCCCCTCAAGGATTGAGGGGTTGGGGAGTTGGATTAAAGGGGGCTGGGGAAGAGTTCCCCAGCAGCTTTGGACAGAGTCCATGTTTTTCGATTGTTCGCCTTTAAGGTAATTCCGATTTCATATTTAATAAAGCGTTCTTTTATTTGCTTTCTGAAATGGTGGATATAACAGGTTTTTTTCTTTTTCCTCTATGTCATAAAAAGGGTGTTGACCGTTTTCTTCGTAGTATTCAGATAAAATTTCATCTTGATAAATAAAACACCGTACATTTTTATCTTTAATTCCCAAACATCTTAATACATCTTGCTTATAAATATCTGTAATAGTATTGATTAAAGATGTACTTCTATGTTCACTATCATCAAATATGTGTAAAATCCTGTTTTCAGTGTCATATGCTAATTGAAAGTTTGATTTTCCTACATACCCTGTTTCTATAATATCAGCAACAATAAATTTATTTGTTATTTTCATTTTTTCTCCTCCGTTTATCTAATTTAAGTACCCATTATCATAAAAAGCTTTTCTAATTACGCCACAGAGCGTTTCTCTGACATCCATAATTAACCATATACTCTTTATTAGTATTGAGCAATATTTAAATCATCAATTTTCCATGTATCGCCGTCTTTGATTAAATCCAGTGTTGCATAGGAGATCGATTTACTAGAAATTTCATTAACCGTAATTATATTATTAAAGGCAGCAAGAATCTGTATTCGGTTATCCGTAGAATCACCCCTATAAAGCTTCAAGTTCTCGATATTAGAGGTAACATTACTCCCTTCAAAATCCACCTCAGATTCACCTTCAAACAAGATCAATTCTTTGGCTTTGTCGGTTAATAGTGCTTCGACCTTTTTTTTATCGGGTTCATTTTTAAAAACGTAGTAGTTGTTAATAAAATTCCCAGCTACTGTAAGGGCTTTTTCTTCTTGTTGAGCTTCTGGTGATCGACTGCTCGTTTTACTTTTTTCTTGTAATTGCTTCACATCCGATCGGGCAACGGATAACTCCTCTTTTAATTGACCTATATGGAAAAAAAGATACCCGATTAGAAGAATACAAACCGCATAGCCAATGATGATAGATCGTTTCATCTCTCTCTCCTTTCTTATAGTCCAAGAATTAATTTAGGGTCTCTGAAATTTTCAACCCTTTTAGCAGGTTCATATTTGACACGGTATTCAAAATGTAAATGTGGCCCAGTAGAAGCTCCTGTACTTCCGCAAGTTCCCACTTGTTGACCACGTTTGACATCATTTCCTGCCCTTGTGTCTAATGAATTCATGTGAGCATAAACACTGTACTGTTCGTCGCTATGTTTGATGATGACTAAATTTCCATAACCTCCATTGTTAAAAGCTGAAATAAGGACTTCGCCATCTTTCACGGAGTAAATCGGGTCACCAGTTGAACAACCAAAGTCTATTCCTGTATGCATTTTCTGTTTACCTGAAATCGGATGTATACGCATCCCAAAAGGACTGGTAATATCAATGACCTTAAGAGGAAACGCCCATTCACCTTTTTTTCCTGCTTGTACGACTTCTCCTGCACCGCCATTGTAATATTTCATTACCGCATCTACATACAGAATATCCCCATAGCAAGCCCCTAAAGGCTTTGCTTCCGCACGAATACAAGTATAGTTTGATGGATTAGAGACTTTAGTCATCATGTATTGGGAAAATTCAATAGCAAGCTCCTTCGTATATTTTCCTCCTCGCTCTTTAACCCAACCGATAAATCCTGAGCCAAAATTATAACTTTGAAGTCCTAAATTGATGTCTCCCCCCGCTGCTTCCATAGTCTTTTTAAAGACCTTTACGCCCTGCTCAATGGATTTTTCAGGACTAACGATACACCCAATCCGCCCACAAAGGCTCTCACTTGCCTGCATAGGGTCAAGCCCTCTACCGCCACTTTCCTGTTGCATGAGCGCCATAATGAGTTCCGTATATTGCTCAATGTCTTCTTTCTTCGCATATTTCCGAATGATGGATTCATATCGTTTCACTTGTTCACTGACAATAGCCGTTCCACTTTCTGAAATAAAACCAGCGTCCGGTTTTTCCTCATCGTCACCCACAACAAGAAAGATCAACCCAGCAAAGACAGCGATTAAACCAATAAAGAGAGCGAGAACAATATAAATGACCTTATTCATGCCCTTTCGCCCCCTTACGGTTTCCTGCTTACGTTAGATGATGTCATTTCAGATTCTTGTCGTTCTGATTTTCGTTGAGGGGTTCTTGCTCGATCTCTTTGTTGCTGCTGTTCATTTTGATTCGACTCATTACGATGATTTCTTTCATTGATCTGTTGTTGAGCTTCCCATTGTGTAATCGGCTTATCTTCAGATTGTCTAGGTAATCTCTTACCTCGGTCGGATGATGACTTCTCAACAATCTGTGAAGTCCGATTGCTTCGATCTAAGGTAGAATCTTGACTGGTCGATGGTTCTTCATTCCATACCCGAACCCGAGGATGTTGTTCTGGAGAGCTTGATTCTGTCGTTTCCTTTTTCTCGGTATCCCGTTCTGTAGATGATGATATTACTTGAGGGGTACGGTTAAAGCGCGTTTCACGATAGTTTCCAATGTCTACGACATTAGCTAATCGATTATCTTTGTCTTGTGTACCATCAGCCGTTCCTGTTTCTGGTATTGCTTTTTGTGATGTACGATTTGTATTTTCAACTTCTTCTGAATTTGTTTCGGAAGGAGTTGATGCTTTTGAAATTTGTGCCGTCCGTAGTGTATTGCGTTGTTCATCGGATACTCGGTTCTGAGACAATGGCGCACGATCTTTGGCACGTTCAGGTTCTTCACCGTACATTTCATCTAGTTTTCTTTTGCTCTCAAAATAAGCTGCTGTACCTCCACCTGTTGCAGAGTTTAGCGCCCATTCAGTTGCTCGTTCCTTTGCTTCTGTTGCTCCTTCTCGTACCTTTTGATAAGCATTGTTTATCGTATTTCCATCTACTGTTGTAACCTGACCAGCTGTAATAAATTCAACGATCTTGTCTCGGTATTTAATCATAAGAATAATGGACATTGATACAGCTACCACGTTTAACATGTAATGGGCTGGGCTAGTCATTGGAATCGTTTCATACATGATTGTAGTGATGGCAAACATGAGTAGGATAAACACTCCAACAAATACTTTCATGAAGAAGAGACCCGCCATCCTTCCAAAGGTATACCATCCACTATTGGCGAACCTTGGTAACATGGATACCATTAAAGAAATCGGCAAAACAATGGCGATTATCATGATTAACACTTGAATCCCTGCATTGAGAAAAGTAATGAGTAGCATAGGAACACCAAGCAATAAGGAAAAGATCAGTGACACAAATGCAATGCCAATTTTCATTGGAATGTACGATTGAGTCATATAACTATTTTGTAAATCCCTAACTTCTTCTTTTACAATCTGCTCTCGTTTGGCATATCCCTCTTTTGTTGTTTTTGTAGATAGGAGTTGGTCAATTCGATTGGGGTTATCTTTTAAAATGTTTTCTTCTACAGTAGTACCGTAATTCATGATGAGATAAGGCTTTCTCACAATTAAATCATGATATTGATTACGCACAATAGCGATACTTCCTGCAAGCTCCTCACCTTCCTCCACACTCTCATCAGTCAAGGCAATTCCCGCTTTCATTACTTCCCCTTGGGCTTCATTCGTAATGCTATTTAAGGTTTTCAAGAAGTAATCGCTGTTAGAGAACCAAACCACAGCCAAAATAATCACAGCAGCCAAACTTCCGGTTGCTTTTAAAGCCTTCATTCCGTTTCGCTCCATCATGTAGTAAAAGAAAATCTGGAGCACAGCGAGGACAAAAAACAAAATAGCGAAGGATTGATACAAATTGTCATAAATGGCTTTAGCCACATTTGAAATCTTATCAGCCCAACTATCTAAAAAATCTAATCCATACAATAATTCAAGACCTGTATCGATTAGTTGTGCAACGATCTTAGTCATAGAAAAAATCATATTAGCAAAACTATTCATAGCTTTGTCGATTTCTTCGACAGTAAAGGGATTCCAATCGCCTTCGACATTAGTCACGACTTCATAATGGTTGTAGTCATATTGTTTGCTATCCAACACGACCCCGCCAGATGTCTCCTCTTTAGGCTTTACTGTAGTTGATTCCTCTGCTGCCATTGCTAAGCCTGAAAAAGAAAACAAACACGCTAGTAAGATAGCAAAGACCTTTTTGACAAACATCGTTCCACCCCCTCTAGTCTTGGCACAAATCTTCATTCTCCACATATACCGATTCTAGCTCTTCAACCTCATCATCTGCTCCAGCGTCACGATTATAGGAGTTTTCATCTTTCTTATAAACCCAAGAGCTTATATCATTAGTCCTAATTTCATAGTCTATAACAATGTATTTACCTTCCTCAAAAACACGAATACAAGCTTTTTCTCGTTTAAGAGAGTCAATATCTTTTTTTACGCCTGGCTTTTTAAGAGCTTCATTTTCAATCTCAATGACCTCGTCAATCGCTTTGTCATAGGAGTTGCCGTTGCCACAGGCTGCCAAGAAAACGGCAGCCGTTACAACTATCCCTAATCGCTTCATCATATTTCAAATTCCTCCTCTGCTTTGGCTGAATTGGACTTTTCGACTGTCTTAAAGGCTTCTTTCCACTCATAAAACAAACAATCAATGGACAGCTTGCCGGTACGACCGTAGAAATCGGAAAACAGACATTGCCCTTTCTGCATATTCCCTAACATCTTTTCATTGTTTTCTGTAGGTGCAAGCCCTACATACTTTAAGATATCTGCACGCTCTTCCTTTTCATCAAACGCAAACTTAGCACCAATATTTCCTTTTGACTCGTTCCCCTCGTTCACGTCGTGCACGGACTGTGTAACTAAATACAGTTGATTATTATAAGAACGGCCAATCCGCTTAAGATCATTAATCAACTTCTTCCCGCCTTTTGCCCCTGTCAACATCCACGCCTCATCAAAGATAATGGCGGTTTTTTCTTCTTTATCACGACGTCCAAACTTTTCACAGAACTTCGATAAAGGAACCATCATACAAACGGATTTACGCTCACTATCGCTGTAATCCTTGGGGTTTTCATCCTCTTTTGGAAGATCAAGTCCCTCAATTTGCAGAATGTTCACCTTTCCATCTAAGTTGATGCTTTTCGTCTCTCCAGTGGAAAAAATCAGTTGGAGGACACTGTTTTGGGTCATTTGCCATAATAATTGACCTGCACGACTTACGGTAATCTCTTCTGATTTCATGAGACGATCGACAACGGTCATTAAACCTACTTTTTTCCCCACTTTCCGTTCCTCTATGACCTCAGACAGCGTCTTCAAGACCGCTGTTTTGACGTCGTCTTTAGACGACATGTCATAAATTTGCTCAATGACCGCCTGTGCTGTATCTCGAGCTTCATAACCCTCTAAAAAGCAGATAGGGTCAAGCACTCCCCAATTCTTTGGGTCATGTGGGTCTAAGGTGACGTAATGGAATGACTCTACAAGTTCACTAAACAAAGGGTATTGCTCTTTCATTTCAGAGCCCTCAATGGCTTTTCGGAACCAACTTTCAATTTCTGATTTTGGATCCGTCATTAAGACTTTTACATCCAAGAAAGAGAGGTACATAAGGATTAATTTCACAAGGAAGGATTTACCCTTTCCTGTTTGACCCGTTATACTGATATGGGGACTATCGGTTACGGCGCCTAGAATCCCCTCATTTGCAATGAATGGGTGGAAAAGAACAATGTCTCGGCTGTTGGCAATCGATGACGATAGTTCTTTTCTTCCCGACGTATTATCGACTCGGCCAAAGTAAAAGCCAATTTTTGACCCCAATGTTTTAGATACCGCAAATAAATTTTCTACAAAGGCAGTATGAGTGGTACGTTGAAGCCAGTTCCTCTCAAAACTTAACGGCTCCCCATGAAGAAACTTATAAAATAGTTGCAGTTGATCTGCAACTGGCTGCACACACCCAATCTCCGAAAACTTCATATACCGCCGAACGGCTGTAGCTCGTGCTTTACATTC includes the following:
- a CDS encoding ATP-binding protein, with translation KDAILRKVSFTKKRLQETDRDMAEAGEDEDDKISKGRHMLSRLQNELRNEDVAFLHWVATIVVSGKSKEECKARATAVRRYMKFSEIGCVQPVADQLQLFYKFLHGEPLSFERNWLQRTTHTAFVENLFAVSKTLGSKIGFYFGRVDNTSGRKELSSSIANSRDIVLFHPFIANEGILGAVTDSPHISITGQTGKGKSFLVKLILMYLSFLDVKVLMTDPKSEIESWFRKAIEGSEMKEQYPLFSELVESFHYVTLDPHDPKNWGVLDPICFLEGYEARDTAQAVIEQIYDMSSKDDVKTAVLKTLSEVIEERKVGKKVGLMTVVDRLMKSEEITVSRAGQLLWQMTQNSVLQLIFSTGETKSINLDGKVNILQIEGLDLPKEDENPKDYSDSERKSVCMMVPLSKFCEKFGRRDKEEKTAIIFDEAWMLTGAKGGKKLINDLKRIGRSYNNQLYLVTQSVHDVNEGNESKGNIGAKFAFDEKEERADILKYVGLAPTENNEKMLGNMQKGQCLFSDFYGRTGKLSIDCLFYEWKEAFKTVEKSNSAKAEEEFEI
- a CDS encoding lysozyme family protein, giving the protein MNKVIYIVLALFIGLIAVFAGLIFLVVGDDEEKPDAGFISESGTAIVSEQVKRYESIIRKYAKKEDIEQYTELIMALMQQESGGRGLDPMQASESLCGRIGCIVSPEKSIEQGVKVFKKTMEAAGGDINLGLQSYNFGSGFIGWVKERGGKYTKELAIEFSQYMMTKVSNPSNYTCIRAEAKPLGACYGDILYVDAVMKYYNGGAGEVVQAGKKGEWAFPLKVIDITSPFGMRIHPISGKQKMHTGIDFGCSTGDPIYSVKDGEVLISAFNNGGYGNLVIIKHSDEQYSVYAHMNSLDTRAGNDVKRGQQVGTCGSTGASTGPHLHFEYRVKYEPAKRVENFRDPKLILGL
- a CDS encoding YjcZ family sporulation protein, whose protein sequence is MSDYGCRKDNNFALIVVLFVLLIIVGVSFKKDHY
- a CDS encoding cystatin-like fold lipoprotein, giving the protein MMKRLGIVVTAAVFLAACGNGNSYDKAIDEVIEIENEALKKPGVKKDIDSLKREKACIRVFEEGKYIVIDYEIRTNDISSWVYKKDENSYNRDAGADDEVEELESVYVENEDLCQD
- a CDS encoding helix-turn-helix domain-containing protein is translated as MGKIRKTYTKEIKLKAINLYINDMGIRSISKELGIGYTTIQRWISHYKSEGVQGLEEKRGTSRSQFKGRPNKDYESEAEKINRLEAENAFLKKLLAAKRGMLKEKKNR
- a CDS encoding CD3337/EF1877 family mobilome membrane protein encodes the protein MFVKKVFAILLACLFSFSGLAMAAEESTTVKPKEETSGGVVLDSKQYDYNHYEVVTNVEGDWNPFTVEEIDKAMNSFANMIFSMTKIVAQLIDTGLELLYGLDFLDSWADKISNVAKAIYDNLYQSFAILFFVLAVLQIFFYYMMERNGMKALKATGSLAAVIILAVVWFSNSDYFLKTLNSITNEAQGEVMKAGIALTDESVEEGEELAGSIAIVRNQYHDLIVRKPYLIMNYGTTVEENILKDNPNRIDQLLSTKTTKEGYAKREQIVKEEVRDLQNSYMTQSYIPMKIGIAFVSLIFSLLLGVPMLLITFLNAGIQVLIMIIAIVLPISLMVSMLPRFANSGWYTFGRMAGLFFMKVFVGVFILLMFAITTIMYETIPMTSPAHYMLNVVAVSMSIILMIKYRDKIVEFITAGQVTTVDGNTINNAYQKVREGATEAKERATEWALNSATGGGTAAYFESKRKLDEMYGEEPERAKDRAPLSQNRVSDEQRNTLRTAQISKASTPSETNSEEVENTNRTSQKAIPETGTADGTQDKDNRLANVVDIGNYRETRFNRTPQVISSSTERDTEKKETTESSSPEQHPRVRVWNEEPSTSQDSTLDRSNRTSQIVEKSSSDRGKRLPRQSEDKPITQWEAQQQINERNHRNESNQNEQQQQRDRARTPQRKSERQESEMTSSNVSRKP